The following are from one region of the Vicugna pacos chromosome 9, VicPac4, whole genome shotgun sequence genome:
- the LOC102542648 gene encoding guanylate-binding protein 6 isoform X2, producing the protein MASGPNMMDPICLLENDDELLSVNKEALQILGEISQPVVVVAIVGLYRTGKSYLMNRLAGFPLGSTVQSETKGIWMWCVPHPCKPNHTLVLLDTEGLGDVEKGDPKNDSWIFALAVLLCSSFVYNNMNTINHQALEQLHYVTELTELIRAKSSQTPDGVEDSTAFVSFFPDFIWTVRDFTLELKVDGQPITEDEYLENALKLIPGKNPKAQASNLPRERIRQFFPRRKCFVFDWPTNNKELLANIEKVPEDQLDPKFQEQTNNFCSYIYANARTKTLTEGIMVTGKRLRTLVVTYVDTINSGAVPCLENAVTTLAQLENSAAVQKAADHYSEQMAQRVSFPTDTLQELLEAHAACEREATAVFMEHSFKDDKQEFQKNLVEIIQNKKEDFLMQNEKASLKYCQTKLDQLSKALMESISAGTFSVPGGHGLYRKAKEILEREYHQVPGKGVKANEVLQSFLQAQVAIEKSILQADKALTDGEKAIAEERARKETAEKEQELLEQKLQEQQQEMEAQNRSLQDHIVQLTEKLARERENLLRQQNMMLEHKLKVQDSLLSEGFRKKSEEMNAEISHLKNMIDETKNDDVSWIAVALNKFGSEISSLLSVPANLVGHIVRGVSSLFKKK; encoded by the exons ATGGCATCTGGACCCAACATGATGGACCCCATTTGTCTGCTGGAAAATGATGATGAGCTGCTGTCAGTGAACAAAGAAGCTCTGCAGATTCTTGGTGAGATTTCTCAgccagtggtggtggtggccaTCGTAGGACTGTATCGTACGGGCAAATCCTACTTGATGAACCGTCTTGCAG GCTTTCCTCTAGGCTCTACAGTGCAGTCTGAAACCAAGGGCATCTGGATGTGGTGTGTGCCTCACCCCTGCAAGCCAAATCATACCCTGGTCCTTCTGGACACCGAGGGCCTGGGGGATGTGGAAAAG GGTGACCCTAAGAATGACTCATGGATCTTTGCCCTGGCCGTGCTTCTGTGCAGCAGCTTTGTCTACAACAACATGAACACCATCAACCATCAGGCTCTGGAGCAGCTGCA TTATGTGACAGAGCTCACAGAACTCATCAGGGCGAAGTCCTCCCAAACACCTGATGGAGTAGAAGATTCCACAGCATTTGTGAGTTTCTTTCCAGACTTTATCTGGACTGTACGGGATTTCACCCTGGAGCTGAAGGTAGATGGTCAGCCTATCACAGAAGATGAGTACTTGGAGAATGCCCTGAAGCTGATTCCAG GGAAGAATCCCAAAGCCCAAGCATCCAATCTGCCCAGAGAGCGCATCAGGCAATTCTTTCCAAGACGGAAGTGCTTTGTCTTTGACTGGCCAACAAACAACAAAGAACTTCTAGCCAATATTGAGAAGGTACCTGAAGACCAACTGGATCCTAAATTCCAAGAGCAAACAAACAATTTCTGTTCTTACATCTATGCCAATGCAAGGACCAAGACCCTCACAGAAGGAATCATGGTCACTGGGAAAC GGCTGAGGACTCTGGTTGTGACCTACGTGGATACCATCAATAGCGGAGCAGTACCTTGTTTGGAGAACGCAGTGACAACTCTGGCCCAGCTGGAGAACTCAGCTGCCGTGCAGAAGGCAGCTGACCACTACAGCGAGCAGATGGCCCAGCGAGTGAGCTTCCCCACAGACACGCTGCAGGAGCTGCTGGAGGCGCACGCCGCCTGTGAGAGGGAAGCCACTGCAGTCTTCATGGAGCACTCCTTCAAGGATGACAAGCAGGAGTTCCAGAAGAATCTTGTG GAAATCATACAGAATAAGAAGGAGGATTTCCTGATGCAGAATGAAAAGGCGTCTCTCAAATACTGCCAGACTAAACTTGATCAGCTTTCAAAGGCACTAATGGAAAGTATCTCAGCAGGAACTTTCTCTGTTCCTGGAGGTCATGGACTCTACAGGAAAGCAAAGGAAATTCTTGAAAGGGAATATCATCAAGTGCCTGGGAAAGGAGTGAAG GCGAATGAGGTCCTCCAGAGCTTTCTGCAGGCACAGGTGGCAATAGAGAAATCCATCCTGCAGGCAGATAAAGCCCTCACTGATGGGGAGAAGGCCATAGCAG AGGAGCGGGCCAGGAAGGAGACAGCTGAGAAGGAACAGGAGCTGCTGGAACAGAAactgcaggagcagcagcaggagatgGAGGCTCAGAACAGGAGTCTCCAGGATCACATAGTCCAGCTGACGGAGAAGCTGGCGAGGGAGAGAGAAAACCTGCTGAGACAGCAGAACATGATGCTGGAGCATAAGCTGAAG gtCCAAGACTCTCTACTTAGTGAAGGATTTAGAAAGAAATCTGAGGAGATGAATGCAGAGATAAGCCATTTGAAAAATATGATTGATGAAACTAAAAATGATGATGTTTCCTGGATTGCAGTGGCCTTGAACAAATTTGGCAGTGAGATCTCTTCACTGTTGTCTGTCCCAGCTAaccttgttggtcacattgtgCGAGGAGTGAGCTcactatttaaaaagaagtag
- the LOC102542648 gene encoding guanylate-binding protein 6 isoform X3, giving the protein MGDPKNDSWIFALAVLLCSSFVYNNMNTINHQALEQLHYVTELTELIRAKSSQTPDGVEDSTAFVSFFPDFIWTVRDFTLELKVDGQPITEDEYLENALKLIPGKNPKAQASNLPRERIRQFFPRRKCFVFDWPTNNKELLANIEKVPEDQLDPKFQEQTNNFCSYIYANARTKTLTEGIMVTGKRLRTLVVTYVDTINSGAVPCLENAVTTLAQLENSAAVQKAADHYSEQMAQRVSFPTDTLQELLEAHAACEREATAVFMEHSFKDDKQEFQKNLVEIIQNKKEDFLMQNEKASLKYCQTKLDQLSKALMESISAGTFSVPGGHGLYRKAKEILEREYHQVPGKGVKANEVLQSFLQAQVAIEKSILQADKALTDGEKAIAEERARKETAEKEQELLEQKLQEQQQEMEAQNRSLQDHIVQLTEKLARERENLLRQQNMMLEHKLKVQDSLLSEGFRKKSEEMNAEISHLKNMIDETKNDDVSWIAVALNKFGSEISSLLSVPANLVGHIVRGVSSLFKKK; this is encoded by the exons ATG GGTGACCCTAAGAATGACTCATGGATCTTTGCCCTGGCCGTGCTTCTGTGCAGCAGCTTTGTCTACAACAACATGAACACCATCAACCATCAGGCTCTGGAGCAGCTGCA TTATGTGACAGAGCTCACAGAACTCATCAGGGCGAAGTCCTCCCAAACACCTGATGGAGTAGAAGATTCCACAGCATTTGTGAGTTTCTTTCCAGACTTTATCTGGACTGTACGGGATTTCACCCTGGAGCTGAAGGTAGATGGTCAGCCTATCACAGAAGATGAGTACTTGGAGAATGCCCTGAAGCTGATTCCAG GGAAGAATCCCAAAGCCCAAGCATCCAATCTGCCCAGAGAGCGCATCAGGCAATTCTTTCCAAGACGGAAGTGCTTTGTCTTTGACTGGCCAACAAACAACAAAGAACTTCTAGCCAATATTGAGAAGGTACCTGAAGACCAACTGGATCCTAAATTCCAAGAGCAAACAAACAATTTCTGTTCTTACATCTATGCCAATGCAAGGACCAAGACCCTCACAGAAGGAATCATGGTCACTGGGAAAC GGCTGAGGACTCTGGTTGTGACCTACGTGGATACCATCAATAGCGGAGCAGTACCTTGTTTGGAGAACGCAGTGACAACTCTGGCCCAGCTGGAGAACTCAGCTGCCGTGCAGAAGGCAGCTGACCACTACAGCGAGCAGATGGCCCAGCGAGTGAGCTTCCCCACAGACACGCTGCAGGAGCTGCTGGAGGCGCACGCCGCCTGTGAGAGGGAAGCCACTGCAGTCTTCATGGAGCACTCCTTCAAGGATGACAAGCAGGAGTTCCAGAAGAATCTTGTG GAAATCATACAGAATAAGAAGGAGGATTTCCTGATGCAGAATGAAAAGGCGTCTCTCAAATACTGCCAGACTAAACTTGATCAGCTTTCAAAGGCACTAATGGAAAGTATCTCAGCAGGAACTTTCTCTGTTCCTGGAGGTCATGGACTCTACAGGAAAGCAAAGGAAATTCTTGAAAGGGAATATCATCAAGTGCCTGGGAAAGGAGTGAAG GCGAATGAGGTCCTCCAGAGCTTTCTGCAGGCACAGGTGGCAATAGAGAAATCCATCCTGCAGGCAGATAAAGCCCTCACTGATGGGGAGAAGGCCATAGCAG AGGAGCGGGCCAGGAAGGAGACAGCTGAGAAGGAACAGGAGCTGCTGGAACAGAAactgcaggagcagcagcaggagatgGAGGCTCAGAACAGGAGTCTCCAGGATCACATAGTCCAGCTGACGGAGAAGCTGGCGAGGGAGAGAGAAAACCTGCTGAGACAGCAGAACATGATGCTGGAGCATAAGCTGAAG gtCCAAGACTCTCTACTTAGTGAAGGATTTAGAAAGAAATCTGAGGAGATGAATGCAGAGATAAGCCATTTGAAAAATATGATTGATGAAACTAAAAATGATGATGTTTCCTGGATTGCAGTGGCCTTGAACAAATTTGGCAGTGAGATCTCTTCACTGTTGTCTGTCCCAGCTAaccttgttggtcacattgtgCGAGGAGTGAGCTcactatttaaaaagaagtag
- the LOC102542648 gene encoding guanylate-binding protein 6 isoform X4 — MNTINHQALEQLHYVTELTELIRAKSSQTPDGVEDSTAFVSFFPDFIWTVRDFTLELKVDGQPITEDEYLENALKLIPGKNPKAQASNLPRERIRQFFPRRKCFVFDWPTNNKELLANIEKVPEDQLDPKFQEQTNNFCSYIYANARTKTLTEGIMVTGKRLRTLVVTYVDTINSGAVPCLENAVTTLAQLENSAAVQKAADHYSEQMAQRVSFPTDTLQELLEAHAACEREATAVFMEHSFKDDKQEFQKNLVEIIQNKKEDFLMQNEKASLKYCQTKLDQLSKALMESISAGTFSVPGGHGLYRKAKEILEREYHQVPGKGVKANEVLQSFLQAQVAIEKSILQADKALTDGEKAIAEERARKETAEKEQELLEQKLQEQQQEMEAQNRSLQDHIVQLTEKLARERENLLRQQNMMLEHKLKVQDSLLSEGFRKKSEEMNAEISHLKNMIDETKNDDVSWIAVALNKFGSEISSLLSVPANLVGHIVRGVSSLFKKK; from the exons ATGAACACCATCAACCATCAGGCTCTGGAGCAGCTGCA TTATGTGACAGAGCTCACAGAACTCATCAGGGCGAAGTCCTCCCAAACACCTGATGGAGTAGAAGATTCCACAGCATTTGTGAGTTTCTTTCCAGACTTTATCTGGACTGTACGGGATTTCACCCTGGAGCTGAAGGTAGATGGTCAGCCTATCACAGAAGATGAGTACTTGGAGAATGCCCTGAAGCTGATTCCAG GGAAGAATCCCAAAGCCCAAGCATCCAATCTGCCCAGAGAGCGCATCAGGCAATTCTTTCCAAGACGGAAGTGCTTTGTCTTTGACTGGCCAACAAACAACAAAGAACTTCTAGCCAATATTGAGAAGGTACCTGAAGACCAACTGGATCCTAAATTCCAAGAGCAAACAAACAATTTCTGTTCTTACATCTATGCCAATGCAAGGACCAAGACCCTCACAGAAGGAATCATGGTCACTGGGAAAC GGCTGAGGACTCTGGTTGTGACCTACGTGGATACCATCAATAGCGGAGCAGTACCTTGTTTGGAGAACGCAGTGACAACTCTGGCCCAGCTGGAGAACTCAGCTGCCGTGCAGAAGGCAGCTGACCACTACAGCGAGCAGATGGCCCAGCGAGTGAGCTTCCCCACAGACACGCTGCAGGAGCTGCTGGAGGCGCACGCCGCCTGTGAGAGGGAAGCCACTGCAGTCTTCATGGAGCACTCCTTCAAGGATGACAAGCAGGAGTTCCAGAAGAATCTTGTG GAAATCATACAGAATAAGAAGGAGGATTTCCTGATGCAGAATGAAAAGGCGTCTCTCAAATACTGCCAGACTAAACTTGATCAGCTTTCAAAGGCACTAATGGAAAGTATCTCAGCAGGAACTTTCTCTGTTCCTGGAGGTCATGGACTCTACAGGAAAGCAAAGGAAATTCTTGAAAGGGAATATCATCAAGTGCCTGGGAAAGGAGTGAAG GCGAATGAGGTCCTCCAGAGCTTTCTGCAGGCACAGGTGGCAATAGAGAAATCCATCCTGCAGGCAGATAAAGCCCTCACTGATGGGGAGAAGGCCATAGCAG AGGAGCGGGCCAGGAAGGAGACAGCTGAGAAGGAACAGGAGCTGCTGGAACAGAAactgcaggagcagcagcaggagatgGAGGCTCAGAACAGGAGTCTCCAGGATCACATAGTCCAGCTGACGGAGAAGCTGGCGAGGGAGAGAGAAAACCTGCTGAGACAGCAGAACATGATGCTGGAGCATAAGCTGAAG gtCCAAGACTCTCTACTTAGTGAAGGATTTAGAAAGAAATCTGAGGAGATGAATGCAGAGATAAGCCATTTGAAAAATATGATTGATGAAACTAAAAATGATGATGTTTCCTGGATTGCAGTGGCCTTGAACAAATTTGGCAGTGAGATCTCTTCACTGTTGTCTGTCCCAGCTAaccttgttggtcacattgtgCGAGGAGTGAGCTcactatttaaaaagaagtag
- the LOC102542648 gene encoding guanylate-binding protein 6 isoform X1, translating to MASGPNMMDPICLLENDDELLSVNKEALQILGEISQPVVVVAIVGLYRTGKSYLMNRLAGQNRGFPLGSTVQSETKGIWMWCVPHPCKPNHTLVLLDTEGLGDVEKGDPKNDSWIFALAVLLCSSFVYNNMNTINHQALEQLHYVTELTELIRAKSSQTPDGVEDSTAFVSFFPDFIWTVRDFTLELKVDGQPITEDEYLENALKLIPGKNPKAQASNLPRERIRQFFPRRKCFVFDWPTNNKELLANIEKVPEDQLDPKFQEQTNNFCSYIYANARTKTLTEGIMVTGKRLRTLVVTYVDTINSGAVPCLENAVTTLAQLENSAAVQKAADHYSEQMAQRVSFPTDTLQELLEAHAACEREATAVFMEHSFKDDKQEFQKNLVEIIQNKKEDFLMQNEKASLKYCQTKLDQLSKALMESISAGTFSVPGGHGLYRKAKEILEREYHQVPGKGVKANEVLQSFLQAQVAIEKSILQADKALTDGEKAIAEERARKETAEKEQELLEQKLQEQQQEMEAQNRSLQDHIVQLTEKLARERENLLRQQNMMLEHKLKVQDSLLSEGFRKKSEEMNAEISHLKNMIDETKNDDVSWIAVALNKFGSEISSLLSVPANLVGHIVRGVSSLFKKK from the exons ATGGCATCTGGACCCAACATGATGGACCCCATTTGTCTGCTGGAAAATGATGATGAGCTGCTGTCAGTGAACAAAGAAGCTCTGCAGATTCTTGGTGAGATTTCTCAgccagtggtggtggtggccaTCGTAGGACTGTATCGTACGGGCAAATCCTACTTGATGAACCGTCTTGCAGGTCAGAACCGTG GCTTTCCTCTAGGCTCTACAGTGCAGTCTGAAACCAAGGGCATCTGGATGTGGTGTGTGCCTCACCCCTGCAAGCCAAATCATACCCTGGTCCTTCTGGACACCGAGGGCCTGGGGGATGTGGAAAAG GGTGACCCTAAGAATGACTCATGGATCTTTGCCCTGGCCGTGCTTCTGTGCAGCAGCTTTGTCTACAACAACATGAACACCATCAACCATCAGGCTCTGGAGCAGCTGCA TTATGTGACAGAGCTCACAGAACTCATCAGGGCGAAGTCCTCCCAAACACCTGATGGAGTAGAAGATTCCACAGCATTTGTGAGTTTCTTTCCAGACTTTATCTGGACTGTACGGGATTTCACCCTGGAGCTGAAGGTAGATGGTCAGCCTATCACAGAAGATGAGTACTTGGAGAATGCCCTGAAGCTGATTCCAG GGAAGAATCCCAAAGCCCAAGCATCCAATCTGCCCAGAGAGCGCATCAGGCAATTCTTTCCAAGACGGAAGTGCTTTGTCTTTGACTGGCCAACAAACAACAAAGAACTTCTAGCCAATATTGAGAAGGTACCTGAAGACCAACTGGATCCTAAATTCCAAGAGCAAACAAACAATTTCTGTTCTTACATCTATGCCAATGCAAGGACCAAGACCCTCACAGAAGGAATCATGGTCACTGGGAAAC GGCTGAGGACTCTGGTTGTGACCTACGTGGATACCATCAATAGCGGAGCAGTACCTTGTTTGGAGAACGCAGTGACAACTCTGGCCCAGCTGGAGAACTCAGCTGCCGTGCAGAAGGCAGCTGACCACTACAGCGAGCAGATGGCCCAGCGAGTGAGCTTCCCCACAGACACGCTGCAGGAGCTGCTGGAGGCGCACGCCGCCTGTGAGAGGGAAGCCACTGCAGTCTTCATGGAGCACTCCTTCAAGGATGACAAGCAGGAGTTCCAGAAGAATCTTGTG GAAATCATACAGAATAAGAAGGAGGATTTCCTGATGCAGAATGAAAAGGCGTCTCTCAAATACTGCCAGACTAAACTTGATCAGCTTTCAAAGGCACTAATGGAAAGTATCTCAGCAGGAACTTTCTCTGTTCCTGGAGGTCATGGACTCTACAGGAAAGCAAAGGAAATTCTTGAAAGGGAATATCATCAAGTGCCTGGGAAAGGAGTGAAG GCGAATGAGGTCCTCCAGAGCTTTCTGCAGGCACAGGTGGCAATAGAGAAATCCATCCTGCAGGCAGATAAAGCCCTCACTGATGGGGAGAAGGCCATAGCAG AGGAGCGGGCCAGGAAGGAGACAGCTGAGAAGGAACAGGAGCTGCTGGAACAGAAactgcaggagcagcagcaggagatgGAGGCTCAGAACAGGAGTCTCCAGGATCACATAGTCCAGCTGACGGAGAAGCTGGCGAGGGAGAGAGAAAACCTGCTGAGACAGCAGAACATGATGCTGGAGCATAAGCTGAAG gtCCAAGACTCTCTACTTAGTGAAGGATTTAGAAAGAAATCTGAGGAGATGAATGCAGAGATAAGCCATTTGAAAAATATGATTGATGAAACTAAAAATGATGATGTTTCCTGGATTGCAGTGGCCTTGAACAAATTTGGCAGTGAGATCTCTTCACTGTTGTCTGTCCCAGCTAaccttgttggtcacattgtgCGAGGAGTGAGCTcactatttaaaaagaagtag